From a region of the Citricoccus muralis genome:
- the thiD gene encoding bifunctional hydroxymethylpyrimidine kinase/phosphomethylpyrimidine kinase — translation MVRMPSTDQYDMHTPALTLTIAGSEATGGAGAQADLKTFQELGTFGIVALTCIVAFDPKDDWNHRFVPVQADVIANQLEAIQADYAGSLKTTKLGMMGSPETISTVATALRNQEWDHVVLDPVLICKGQEPGHALDTDRALKAELLPLATFTTPNHFESEQLSGVTVRTLEDLKEAAKRIHEVSGAAVLAKGGMKLDGPDALDVFYDGETLEVLSAPKIGDHGVSGAGCSLAAAVTAELAKGATPLEAARRAKEFVTEGIRQRVTGNTPFDALWQGGLRRA, via the coding sequence ATGGTGCGCATGCCTTCCACTGATCAGTACGACATGCACACCCCCGCTCTCACCTTGACCATCGCCGGCTCCGAAGCTACCGGCGGGGCCGGCGCCCAGGCCGACCTGAAGACGTTCCAGGAACTGGGCACCTTCGGCATCGTGGCGTTGACCTGCATCGTCGCCTTCGACCCGAAGGACGATTGGAACCACCGTTTCGTCCCGGTCCAGGCAGACGTGATCGCCAACCAATTGGAGGCCATCCAGGCCGACTACGCCGGATCCCTGAAGACCACCAAGCTCGGCATGATGGGCTCCCCGGAGACCATCTCCACGGTGGCCACCGCCCTGCGGAATCAGGAGTGGGACCACGTGGTCCTCGATCCCGTGTTGATCTGCAAGGGCCAGGAGCCCGGCCACGCCTTGGACACGGACCGCGCCCTCAAGGCCGAACTGTTGCCGCTGGCCACCTTCACCACCCCGAACCACTTCGAATCCGAGCAGCTGTCCGGGGTCACCGTCCGCACCCTGGAGGACCTGAAGGAAGCGGCGAAGCGCATCCACGAGGTCTCCGGCGCGGCCGTCCTCGCCAAGGGTGGCATGAAGCTCGACGGTCCGGACGCCCTGGACGTCTTCTACGACGGCGAGACCCTCGAGGTCCTCTCCGCGCCCAAGATCGGCGACCATGGGGTCTCCGGCGCCGGCTGCTCCCTGGCCGCCGCCGTCACCGCGGAACTCGCCAAGGGCGCCACGCCACTGGAGGCGGCCCGCCGCGCCAAGGAGTTCGTCACCGAGGGCATCCGCCAGCGCGTCACCGGCAACACCCCGTTCGACGCCCTGTGGCAGGGCGGTCTGCGCCGCGCCTGA
- a CDS encoding 4-oxalomesaconate tautomerase, whose protein sequence is MSPDPASPTTTAHHGRDTLPVGPATEVRCMVMRGGTSKGLYFLAEDLPADPAARDALLLRLMGSPDARQIDGLGGAHPLTSKVAVVSPHSDGGVDYLFLQVSVDEATVSDRQNCGNILAGIGPFAVERGLVPAQDGTTEVVIHMVNTGSVARARVTTPAGRVAYEGDAEIAGVPGTAAPVVLDYQGTAGSSCGALFPTGNRIDTFAGVEVTCVDNGMAVVVIDAAALGVEGTEEPAALEADAELCAAVEAVRLEAGVAMGLGDVSETTVPKVCLVAPARSGGTFNTRCFIPKRVHEAIGVFAGASVAVAWQVPGTVVAGLSGDHNAAETRVEHPTGHTDLVVEVDSGDASEAGRSSASGEPTVLVTGSVRTARKLMDGIAFA, encoded by the coding sequence GTGAGCCCAGACCCCGCCTCGCCCACCACAACCGCCCACCACGGCAGGGACACTCTCCCGGTCGGGCCCGCAACCGAGGTCCGGTGCATGGTCATGCGCGGAGGAACCTCCAAGGGACTGTACTTCCTGGCTGAGGATCTACCCGCCGATCCGGCCGCCAGGGATGCCCTGCTGCTTCGGCTGATGGGCTCCCCGGACGCACGGCAGATTGATGGGCTGGGTGGAGCGCACCCCCTGACCAGCAAGGTCGCCGTGGTCTCTCCGCACTCAGACGGCGGAGTGGATTACCTGTTCCTCCAGGTCTCCGTCGACGAGGCGACCGTCTCTGACCGGCAGAACTGCGGCAACATCCTCGCCGGCATCGGTCCCTTCGCGGTCGAACGCGGCCTCGTCCCCGCCCAGGACGGCACCACCGAGGTGGTCATCCACATGGTCAACACCGGTTCCGTGGCCCGCGCCCGGGTCACGACGCCGGCCGGTCGCGTCGCGTACGAGGGCGATGCAGAGATCGCGGGGGTGCCGGGGACCGCGGCCCCGGTGGTCCTGGACTACCAGGGCACCGCCGGGTCCAGTTGCGGAGCCCTGTTCCCCACGGGGAACCGCATCGATACCTTCGCCGGGGTCGAGGTGACATGCGTGGACAACGGGATGGCCGTCGTCGTGATCGATGCCGCGGCACTGGGCGTGGAGGGGACCGAGGAGCCCGCCGCGCTGGAGGCCGATGCCGAGCTGTGCGCCGCGGTCGAGGCCGTGCGGCTCGAGGCCGGCGTCGCCATGGGGCTGGGGGACGTCAGCGAGACCACGGTGCCGAAGGTCTGCCTGGTGGCTCCGGCCCGGAGCGGGGGGACGTTCAACACGCGGTGCTTCATCCCGAAGCGCGTCCATGAGGCCATCGGAGTGTTCGCCGGGGCCTCGGTGGCGGTGGCCTGGCAGGTGCCCGGCACGGTGGTGGCGGGTCTGAGCGGTGACCACAATGCGGCCGAGACGCGGGTGGAGCATCCCACGGGCCACACGGACCTGGTGGTGGAGGTCGATTCTGGGGACGCCTCAGAGGCAGGCCGGTCATCAGCGTCCGGCGAACCCACCGTCCTCGTCACCGGCAGCGTGCGCACGGCGCGCAAGTTGATGGACGGCATCGCGTTCGCCTGA
- a CDS encoding GntR family transcriptional regulator has translation MATATRTSAAVNATDVADQIRAAIFAGELVPNQRLVEADLAEMYGASRGHVRTALSELTVEGLVERIQNRGARVRSVPVEEAIEIVEVRSALEALCAARAAMRITDAEAEELRQIGRSMETAVETGDQAAYAQGNTDLHSTLIRLSGQKTAAATIDRLRAQAVRFQYRLFAKPGRSQQSLPEHLAIIDAVCAREPEEAARAMREHLMSVGAAIEESVRSGA, from the coding sequence GTGGCAACAGCAACGCGGACCAGTGCTGCGGTGAACGCGACCGACGTGGCCGACCAGATTCGCGCGGCCATCTTCGCTGGCGAGCTGGTGCCGAACCAGCGGCTCGTGGAGGCTGACCTGGCCGAGATGTACGGGGCCAGCCGCGGCCATGTGCGCACCGCCCTGTCTGAACTGACGGTCGAGGGCCTCGTCGAGCGGATCCAGAACCGCGGTGCCCGCGTCCGGTCCGTCCCCGTGGAGGAGGCGATCGAGATCGTGGAGGTCCGCTCTGCCCTCGAGGCGCTGTGTGCCGCACGGGCGGCCATGCGCATCACCGATGCCGAGGCCGAGGAGCTGCGTCAGATCGGGCGGAGCATGGAAACCGCCGTCGAGACCGGGGATCAGGCCGCCTACGCCCAGGGCAACACAGACCTGCACTCCACCCTGATTCGTTTGTCCGGACAGAAGACGGCCGCCGCGACGATCGACCGGCTCCGCGCCCAGGCCGTGCGCTTCCAGTACCGCCTGTTCGCCAAGCCGGGACGCTCGCAGCAGTCCCTGCCCGAGCATCTGGCCATCATCGACGCCGTCTGCGCGCGCGAGCCGGAGGAAGCGGCCCGGGCCATGCGCGAGCACCTGATGTCCGTGGGTGCGGCCATCGAGGAATCGGTGCGGTCCGGGGCCTGA
- a CDS encoding MFS transporter: MTSSTTRPTLSGQTHTPVDTATRRRVVTASFIGNFVEWFDYAMYGYLAVTITAVFFPDSDPATGLMLTFSLFAVSFLVRPLGGFFWGHIGDRFGRRVALSWSILLMSLATFLIALIPGYVTIGIWAPLLLLLLRLIQGFSASGEYAGASAFLVEYAPPGKRGVYAAVVPASTATGLLLGSLIATILTATLDSQQMTDWGWRLPFLLAAPMGLIGRYIRSKLEDTPAFREMAVKDEAVKAPVSSLFRDHWTSLVQAAGAVLLNAVGFYVILSYMPTYLSEELGLDQTSSYFATTVALVTYIGFIFVTGSLSDRFGRKRVLMSASVAFLLFTIPAFHLLDTDNFLVVLLVQILLGGMLTLNDGTLPSFLAEMFPTKVRYSGFAVSFNLSNALFGGTAPLVATWLIATSGSTIAPGWYLMAAAAVSLIAVALAKETSKQPLSMN; encoded by the coding sequence ATGACCAGCTCGACGACCAGGCCCACCCTCAGCGGGCAGACCCATACTCCGGTGGACACCGCCACGCGCCGGAGGGTGGTCACAGCCAGCTTCATCGGCAACTTCGTCGAGTGGTTCGACTACGCCATGTATGGCTACCTCGCTGTCACCATCACAGCGGTGTTCTTCCCCGACTCAGACCCGGCCACGGGCCTCATGCTGACCTTCTCGCTCTTCGCCGTGTCCTTCCTGGTGCGCCCGCTCGGTGGTTTCTTCTGGGGTCACATCGGCGACCGCTTCGGACGCCGGGTCGCCCTGTCCTGGTCCATCCTGCTGATGTCCCTGGCCACCTTCCTCATCGCTCTCATCCCGGGCTACGTCACCATCGGCATCTGGGCACCGCTCCTGCTGCTCCTGCTCCGCCTCATCCAGGGCTTCTCGGCCTCCGGCGAGTACGCCGGGGCCTCGGCCTTCCTCGTGGAATACGCCCCACCAGGGAAGCGCGGCGTCTATGCCGCAGTGGTCCCCGCCAGCACGGCGACCGGCCTACTGCTCGGGTCACTCATCGCCACGATCCTGACGGCAACGCTGGACAGCCAGCAGATGACCGATTGGGGCTGGCGACTGCCCTTCCTGCTCGCCGCACCCATGGGCCTGATCGGCCGATACATCCGCAGCAAGCTGGAGGACACCCCGGCCTTCCGCGAGATGGCCGTCAAGGACGAAGCCGTCAAGGCCCCCGTGAGTTCCCTGTTCCGCGACCACTGGACCAGCCTCGTACAGGCCGCCGGTGCCGTGCTGCTGAATGCCGTGGGCTTCTACGTCATCCTCAGCTACATGCCGACCTATCTTTCCGAGGAGCTCGGCCTCGACCAGACCTCGTCCTACTTCGCCACCACGGTTGCCCTGGTGACCTACATCGGCTTCATCTTCGTCACGGGTTCACTCTCGGACCGCTTCGGCCGCAAACGGGTACTGATGAGCGCCTCCGTGGCCTTCCTGCTCTTCACCATCCCGGCGTTCCACCTCTTGGACACGGACAATTTCCTCGTGGTCCTCCTGGTGCAGATCCTGCTCGGCGGGATGCTCACCCTCAACGACGGCACCTTGCCCAGCTTTCTGGCCGAGATGTTTCCCACCAAGGTCCGCTACTCAGGGTTCGCCGTGAGCTTCAACCTCTCCAACGCGCTCTTCGGCGGGACCGCACCTCTGGTGGCCACCTGGCTGATCGCCACCAGCGGCAGCACCATAGCTCCCGGCTGGTACCTGATGGCCGCTGCCGCCGTGTCGCTGATCGCCGTCGCCCTGGCCAAGGAGACCAGCAAGCAGCCTTTGAGCATGAATTGA
- a CDS encoding MFS transporter: MSSTTTSTTQTPGLHKVSPRHLRKVVGASFAGTVVEWFDFAIYGFMATHIAATFFASDDPVTGLLETFAIFAVAFALRPLGGIIFGRLGDRLGRKKILIVTVLLMSGSTAAIGLIPSQEAIGIWAAVLLAVARCVQGLSAGGEYAGATIYTVEHSPDHQRNRYSSAMSAATFVSFALAAGLGALLSLALPPEAMGEWGWRVLFLLSIPMGLVAFYIRSKLHESPEFEAMVKDSANRPTLRLREVISSQWAQMLKLGGFVMLTALSFYIFSTYMSTFLTQVVGLDQGQALLSSLVALLFATGLSPFMGRLSDRIGRRRIMQISAVLLTVLTIPAYMLAELGTLGSAMASQLLIALGAVSANVVTSVLISEMFSTDVRYTASGLSYNITYALFGGTAPYLATWLVATTGNTLAPAIYVTIVAVIALVVVSVFVRETAGHPLRRFHDEPVAGWAGLHPPALDVMRITWPHCCGVNLMQLNCIHCNI, encoded by the coding sequence ATGAGCAGTACGACCACATCGACCACCCAGACGCCTGGCCTACATAAAGTCAGTCCCCGGCACCTCCGCAAGGTGGTCGGAGCGTCCTTCGCCGGCACCGTCGTTGAATGGTTCGACTTCGCGATCTACGGCTTCATGGCCACCCATATCGCCGCCACCTTCTTCGCCTCTGATGACCCGGTGACGGGACTACTGGAGACCTTCGCGATCTTCGCCGTCGCCTTCGCACTGCGTCCGCTGGGCGGGATCATCTTCGGCCGGCTGGGCGACCGGCTCGGCCGCAAGAAGATCCTGATCGTCACGGTCCTACTCATGTCCGGATCTACGGCGGCCATTGGCCTGATCCCCAGCCAGGAAGCCATCGGCATCTGGGCCGCAGTCCTGCTGGCCGTCGCGCGGTGCGTCCAGGGCTTGTCCGCCGGCGGTGAGTATGCCGGCGCCACCATCTACACCGTCGAGCACAGCCCGGACCATCAGCGGAACCGCTACTCCAGCGCGATGTCCGCGGCCACGTTCGTCTCCTTCGCCCTGGCCGCTGGCCTCGGGGCCTTGCTCAGTCTCGCCCTGCCGCCTGAGGCCATGGGTGAGTGGGGATGGCGCGTGCTGTTCCTGCTGTCCATCCCCATGGGTCTCGTCGCGTTCTACATCCGTTCCAAGCTGCACGAGTCTCCCGAGTTTGAGGCCATGGTGAAGGACTCGGCGAACCGTCCGACGCTGAGACTCCGCGAGGTCATCAGCAGCCAGTGGGCGCAGATGCTCAAGCTCGGTGGCTTCGTCATGCTGACGGCCCTGTCCTTCTACATCTTCTCCACCTACATGTCCACCTTCCTCACCCAGGTGGTTGGGCTGGACCAAGGCCAGGCGCTGCTCTCCAGCCTGGTCGCGCTCCTGTTCGCCACGGGGCTCTCTCCGTTCATGGGGCGGCTCTCCGACCGGATCGGCCGGCGCCGGATCATGCAGATATCAGCCGTACTGCTGACGGTGCTGACCATCCCCGCGTACATGCTGGCCGAGCTCGGCACCCTCGGCAGCGCCATGGCCAGTCAGTTGCTGATTGCCCTGGGCGCGGTTTCCGCCAATGTGGTGACGTCGGTTCTGATCTCCGAGATGTTCTCCACGGACGTGCGGTACACGGCCTCCGGCCTGAGCTACAACATCACCTATGCGCTCTTCGGCGGCACCGCCCCGTACCTGGCGACCTGGCTGGTGGCGACCACTGGCAACACGCTGGCCCCAGCCATCTACGTGACGATCGTGGCGGTCATCGCCCTGGTGGTCGTCTCCGTGTTCGTCCGCGAGACCGCCGGCCATCCCCTGCGCCGCTTCCACGACGAACCTGTGGCCGGCTGGGCCGGCCTCCACCCTCCAGCTCTTGACGTGATGCGCATCACATGGCCACACTGTTGCGGTGTCAATCTGATGCAACTCAATTGCATTCATTGCAACATCTGA
- a CDS encoding MFS transporter, which produces MTASPKDLKEPPTTRSTHDVSGRDVTIASWICFFAWTFAVYDFVLFGNLLPQLAASLGWTEAHSTEVNTWVTAGTALVAFAIGPITDKIGRRKGILVAVAGAAVASLLTATVGWVYGISAGLGLVFLVLVRSIAGLGYAEQAINAAYLNEMFAHRYSDPAKAKRRGLIYSLVQSGWPVGSVLAASSVYLLFPIGGWELCFVVAAIPAVFILWAGRWLKESPQFRRRKEVDDLRRSGRLDQARERADVYGIGLGEQTSPMADVFRGTSLRPTLVIGSSFLLNWVGVLAFSILGTSLLTAESGKNISFDNALTILIVSNATSFLGYLFHGWLGDRIGRRNTIGLAWILCSICFFAMLQAPDGNYPLIVALYSAGLFFLIGPFSALLFFTGESFPVHTRATGSSLINASGQVGAIIGGVLITATLAAGHSWETATLWWGCLPILASGLLVFAAPPIDPRTVRTD; this is translated from the coding sequence ATGACCGCCTCGCCGAAAGACCTCAAGGAACCCCCCACAACCCGCAGCACCCACGACGTGTCCGGCCGGGATGTGACCATCGCTTCGTGGATCTGCTTCTTCGCCTGGACCTTCGCTGTCTACGACTTCGTCCTCTTCGGCAACCTGCTGCCACAGCTGGCGGCCTCGTTGGGCTGGACGGAGGCGCATTCCACCGAGGTCAACACCTGGGTCACCGCCGGAACAGCGCTCGTGGCCTTCGCCATCGGTCCGATCACGGACAAGATCGGCCGGCGTAAGGGCATCCTCGTGGCCGTGGCCGGTGCCGCCGTGGCCTCCCTGCTCACGGCGACGGTCGGCTGGGTCTACGGCATCTCCGCCGGGCTCGGCCTGGTCTTTTTGGTCCTGGTCCGGTCGATTGCCGGCCTCGGCTACGCCGAGCAGGCCATCAACGCCGCCTACCTCAATGAAATGTTCGCGCACCGCTACTCAGACCCGGCCAAGGCCAAGCGGCGCGGGTTGATCTACTCCCTCGTGCAGTCCGGGTGGCCGGTAGGTTCCGTCCTCGCCGCCAGCTCGGTCTACCTGCTCTTTCCCATCGGCGGCTGGGAACTCTGCTTCGTGGTCGCGGCCATCCCGGCCGTCTTCATCCTCTGGGCTGGCCGCTGGCTCAAGGAGAGCCCGCAGTTCCGCCGCCGCAAGGAGGTGGACGACCTGCGCAGGTCCGGACGGCTGGACCAGGCCCGCGAACGCGCGGACGTCTATGGCATCGGTCTCGGCGAACAGACCTCCCCGATGGCGGACGTGTTCCGTGGGACGTCGCTCCGGCCCACCCTGGTGATCGGTTCGTCGTTCCTACTCAACTGGGTCGGCGTGCTGGCCTTCTCCATCCTCGGCACCTCCCTGCTGACTGCCGAGTCGGGGAAGAACATCTCCTTCGACAACGCCCTGACCATCCTGATCGTCTCCAACGCAACCTCCTTCCTGGGGTATCTCTTCCACGGCTGGCTCGGGGACCGGATCGGCCGGCGCAACACCATCGGTCTGGCGTGGATCCTCTGCAGCATCTGCTTCTTCGCGATGCTCCAGGCCCCGGACGGCAACTACCCCCTCATCGTCGCCCTCTACAGCGCGGGCCTGTTCTTCCTCATCGGCCCGTTCTCCGCCTTGCTGTTCTTCACCGGTGAGAGTTTCCCAGTCCACACCAGGGCCACCGGCAGCTCGCTGATCAACGCCTCGGGGCAGGTGGGCGCCATCATCGGCGGCGTCCTGATCACGGCGACCCTCGCGGCCGGCCACAGCTGGGAGACCGCCACCCTCTGGTGGGGCTGCCTGCCCATTCTGGCCTCGGGTCTGCTGGTTTTCGCCGCACCACCCATCGATCCGCGGACGGTGCGCACCGACTGA